GGCGCCTTCACGGGCCAGCGCCAGGGCCAGGTTGGCAGCCGTGGTGGACTTGCCCACACCGCCCTTGCCGGACGCCACGGCCACGACGTTCTTGACGTTGGCCAAGCCTGGAATCTGGGCCTGAGCCTTGTGCGCGGCGATCACGCTGGTGATCTCGACGCGCGCGGTGACCACGCCGTCCAGGCCTTCGATGGCCAGTTGCAGCAATTGCGCCCAGCCGCTCTTGAACAAACCGGCGGCATAACCCAGCTCCAGCTGGACGCTGACGCGATCACCCTGGATATCGATGCTGCGCACGCATCCGGCGCTGACCGGGTCTTGGTTCAGGTAAGGGTCGGTGTATTGGCGAAGGACGGCTTCCACCGCTGCGCGATTGACGGCGCTCATGGGCAACTCCGATAGCAAGACTGGAAAATCAGGCGGGTATCCTAACCGTTCTACATCATAGACGGCATGCCCCACGATGATTTGTGGCAAACACATCCCTGTGGCGAGGGAGCTTGCTCCCGCTCGGCTGCGCAGCAGCCGCAATCACGTTGATGCGTTCTTTCTGTCGGAACCGGGTTGCAGAGGTTGGGGCGGCTTCGCCACCCAGCGGGAGCAAGCTCCCTCGCCACAAAAGCCCTCTTGCACCCAGCAAACTCATCACCACTTTTTTCAGAGTCGATGCATCCGGAAACAGGCCTGAAGGGTGAAAAATATGCGCCAGCGCTTTATAGTGGCCGACCTCCGTTTCATCAAGTAGCCGAGCCCCATGTCCGAGCCACGCAAGATCCTCGTCACCAGCGCCCTGCCCTATGCCAATGGTTCGATCCACCTCGGCCATATGCTGGAATACATCCAGACCGATATGTGGGTGCGCTTCCAGAAGCATCGCGGTAACCAATGCATTTATGTCTGCGCCGACGACGCCCACGGTTCGGCCATCATGCTGCGCGCGGAAAAGGAAGGCATCACCCCGGAACAACTGATCGCCAACGTCCAGGCTGAACACAGCGCCGACTTTGCCGAGTTCCTGGTGGACTTCGACAACTTCCACTCCACTCACTCAGAAGAAAATCGTGAGCTGTCGAGCCAGATCTACCTGAAGCTGCGCGACGCCGGGCACATCGCCACGCGCTCGATCACTCAGTACTTCGACCCGGAAAAGAAAATGTTCCTGGCCGACCGCTTCATCAAGGGCACCTGCCCGAAATGCGGCACCGAAGACCAGTACGGCGACAACTGCGAGAAATGCGGTGCGACCTACGCGCCGACCGACCTCAAAGATCCGAAGTCGGCAATCTCCGGCGCCACCCCGGTGCTCAAGGATTCCCAGCACTTTTTCTTCAAGCTGCCGGACTTCCAGGAAATGCTGCAAGCCTGGACCCGCAGCGGCACGTTGCAAGAAGCCGTGGCCAACAAGATCGCCGAATGGCTGGACGCCGGCCTGCAACAGTGGGACATTTCCCGCGATGCGCCGTACTTCGGCTTCGAGATTCCCGACGAGCCAGGCAAATATTTCTACGTGTGGCTGGACGCACCAATCGGCTACATGGCCAGCTTCAAGAACCTCTGCGCCCGCCGTCCGGAACTGGACTTCGACGCGTTCTGGGGCAAGGATTCCACCGCCGAGCTGTACCATTTCATCGGCAAGGACATCGTCAACTTCCACGCCCTGTTCTGGCCAGCCATGCTTGAAGGCTCCGGGTTCCGCAAACCGACCGGCATCAACGTACACGGCTACCTGACCGTCAACGGCCAGAAGATGTCCAAGTCCCGCGGCACGTTCGTCAAGGCGCGGACTTATCTGGATCACCTGTCGCC
The Pseudomonas lini DNA segment above includes these coding regions:
- the metG gene encoding methionine--tRNA ligase, producing MSEPRKILVTSALPYANGSIHLGHMLEYIQTDMWVRFQKHRGNQCIYVCADDAHGSAIMLRAEKEGITPEQLIANVQAEHSADFAEFLVDFDNFHSTHSEENRELSSQIYLKLRDAGHIATRSITQYFDPEKKMFLADRFIKGTCPKCGTEDQYGDNCEKCGATYAPTDLKDPKSAISGATPVLKDSQHFFFKLPDFQEMLQAWTRSGTLQEAVANKIAEWLDAGLQQWDISRDAPYFGFEIPDEPGKYFYVWLDAPIGYMASFKNLCARRPELDFDAFWGKDSTAELYHFIGKDIVNFHALFWPAMLEGSGFRKPTGINVHGYLTVNGQKMSKSRGTFVKARTYLDHLSPEYLRYYYAAKLSRGVDDLDLNLEDFVQKVNSDLVGKVVNIASRCAGFIHKGNAGVLVAGNAAPELTDAFLAATPSIAEAYEARDFARAMREIMGLADRANAWIADKAPWSLNKQEGKQDEVQAICALGINLFRQLVIFLKPVLPLLAADAEAFLNVAPLTWNDHATLLSNHQLNEFKPLMTRIDPVKVQAMTDASKEDLTASATDTGQAATAGNGELAKDPLSPEIEFDTFAAVDLRVALIVKAEAVEGADKLLRLTLDIGDEQRNVFSGIKSAYPDPSKLNGRLTMMIANLKPRKMKFGISEGMVMAAGPGGEEIYLLSPDSGAKPGQRIK